CCGCCGCTCTCAATCAGCCACGGCCCGAGCACGCGGCAGCCGAGCAGCGTGCCCCGCAGGTTGACGTCGATCACGCGGGTGAGGGCTTCGAGCGGGCAGTCGACCAGCACGCCGCCGACCAGCATGCCGGCACAGTTCACCAGCAGGTCGAGGCGCGGCCAGCGTTGCCGCAGATCGGCCTCGAGGGCCAGCCAGTCGTCCTGCTGCGCGACGTCGCAGCGGACGGCGTCGGGCGACTCGGCTTCGGTGCAGTCAACCCGCGCCACGGTCCAGCCCGCGGCGGCGAGCTGGTCGGCGATTGCCCTGCCGATTCCCGACGCGGCGCCGGTCACCACGGCGTAGCCAGTCGGGGTTGGGGGCGTCGGGGGCATCGCGGCGGAGCAGGGCAGGGGAGCGGCAAAGCCCCTATCTTACCCCGCCCAGTAGCCACCCCGCGAGTGGTCGTAGATCGCCTCGCGGCCCCGCACCGCGTCGTCGACCCGGCCATCGCCGAAGACCTGCTGGCCCATGACCCAGGTGCTGACCGGCCAGCCGGTAAGCGACTCGCCGTGCCAGGGGCTCCAACCGCACTTGGTGAGCTGCTCCTCGTTGCGGACCTCGGCGGTCTTGTTGAGGTCGACCAGCACCAGGTCGGCGTCGTAGCCAGGGGCGATGCGGCCCTTGCCGACGATGTCCCACACCCGCGCGGGGGCGTCACACATCCAGTGCGCGACCTGCGGCAGCGTGCAGCGGCCGCGGCTGACCTCGTTGAGCATCAGGGCGAGCGAGTTCTCAACCGCCGGCAGCCCCGAGGGCGACTGCGGGTACGGCTGCTGCTTCTCTTCTAGCAGGTGGGGGGCGTGGTCGGTCGCGATCACCTGGATGCGGCCGTCGAGCAGCGCCTGCCAGATCTGCTCGTTGTCCTCGGCGTGCTTGAGCGAGGGGTTCATTTGGATCAGCGTGCCGAGCCGGTCGTAGTCGCCCGTGTTGAATAGCAGGTGGTGCGGGCAGGCCTCGCCGGTAATCAGGCCGCCGTGGTCGGCCAGCAGGTGGGTCTCGGCCCCGGTCGAAATGTGCAGCACGTGGAAGCGGTGGTGGTGCCGCTTGGCGAGGTCGATCGCGCGTGTGGTCGCGATCATTGCCGCCTGGTGGTCGCGGATCCGCGAGTGGTCGTGCACGTCGGTCGTGCCGGCGAGCCGCTCGGCGTTCGCGCGGACGGTGGTCTCGTCCTCGCAGTGGGCGGTGA
Above is a window of Posidoniimonas polymericola DNA encoding:
- a CDS encoding dihydroorotase; this translates as MKTLIKNAQVVLPGEVAQLDVVVEGDKIADVGPAVQLAVDETLDAAGLTLMPGVIDDQVHFREPGLTHKEDLEHASRACAKGGVTTFLEMPNTNPNTITVERLHEKLALASGKCRVNYGFYIGATPDNVEELKAAERTPGIKIFIGSSTGNLLVDQQEALERIFAETTLPLTAHCEDETTVRANAERLAGTTDVHDHSRIRDHQAAMIATTRAIDLAKRHHHRFHVLHISTGAETHLLADHGGLITGEACPHHLLFNTGDYDRLGTLIQMNPSLKHAEDNEQIWQALLDGRIQVIATDHAPHLLEEKQQPYPQSPSGLPAVENSLALMLNEVSRGRCTLPQVAHWMCDAPARVWDIVGKGRIAPGYDADLVLVDLNKTAEVRNEEQLTKCGWSPWHGESLTGWPVSTWVMGQQVFGDGRVDDAVRGREAIYDHSRGGYWAG